The Meiothermus sp. CFH 77666 genomic interval AGAACAAGCTGGGTTCGGCCAGAAAATGTACGACCAAAGCTTGGTACTGGAGTAGTCGTCGCTGCAAACGGGTGCGTTCAGGTAGATGGGGGAAGCAGTCACCCAGGTTGGCGACCAGCCACAGGTAGAACCGGCGGAATGAGCCGCCTTTGAGGCTGAACATCAGCCCGATGGTGACCAACTCACTAAGGCTGAGCTTGGCTTGTTGATGTTCATGCTGTTCAGCCTTCGAACGCAGGGCATCGTCTACCCCAACGTACATCACCAAAGCAACGTCTTCCAGCGATAGAATGCATCTCGGGTCTGGCCGCATACACCAGACCCTATTCCTTTCTCCCGCTACTTTTCAACTAGCACCAGTGATTAGTTACGAATTTCTCAAAATGCTATGTTGCTGCTATGCATAAGGTGCTAGGTTTTTCCTACGAAGGTGAATGCATATGGTCAGTGAGACCATGCAAAGAGTGCAGAACGTCCGTAGGTTTTTGACTCTTCTGGCAGAGGATGATGCGTTCAGACAAGACCTTCAACAAAACCCAAGAGTGGCGCTTGATTACCTGAAGGTTCTGGGTAACAACACCCCAACAGCTGCATACTCTGCACCCATAACCCTTCCCTCAAAGGATGACGTAAGGCGCGTCCTCCAAAGTTATGACTTTGCCCTCGAGCACGCAACCAGTATTGTGGAGTTCAGTGCCTGGGACGGTTGGAGCGCTTGGGCGGCCTGGGTATTTGTGTTTTTGGCTGATACGGGCGAGGATAAAAAGCTGAATTGAGCGCAGATTGCGTAGAAGGCCCAGTTTCTATGAAGGTCAAGCGCTCAAAGTACGTGGCTTACTACATCGCGGAGGGCCTAAACCCAGACCTAGAGGGCTTGTTTCGGGGAGAAATCCATCTAAGACATGAATCTAAAGTCATTGCTGCCTCGGCGCTCGCTGAGGCAGAAACTCTGCTTACGTTGGAAGAATTCTGCAAGCTTTACAGTTTGTCCTCTTACTCTTGGGCCGATGTCCCCCTTTCAGAAGAGTTGATTGGCTGGGCTAAAGCAGGTCTGCTGATTACAGAGCTTCAAGAGGACTGGGCTTGCGCTCATCG includes:
- a CDS encoding NHLP-related RiPP peptide; translation: MVSETMQRVQNVRRFLTLLAEDDAFRQDLQQNPRVALDYLKVLGNNTPTAAYSAPITLPSKDDVRRVLQSYDFALEHATSIVEFSAWDGWSAWAAWVFVFLADTGEDKKLN